The sequence CAAACGTCTATAAACCTATTAGCTTTTATTTTAATATCGAAATCTTTATATATGCCTATAAAAACCTATTCTTCTGTCTACGTCCCAATCGTTGACTTTTTTACCGATGATAATGATAAAAAGTAGGTGAGTACGATGGAGGATGGACAAAAAAATCAAGAAATGACTATATCAAACAAAATCCAGGCCTTTATTCTAATGCCTGGATATATGATGATCCTCTCGTTTGTTTTATATTACTTATTAACGTTTAGTTTTATTAAGGCAGAGGGGATTATTGCAATCATTTCGTTTCCTTTGGTTTTTTGTTGGATATACGTTCCGCTTTTTAGAGAATATCAATTTAAGGAGATGTATTACAAAGATGGCGATATGCCCATAAAAGTTAAAATTCAAAAACACAAGCAAGCAATCACTGAATATAGCATTATAGCTGTATTTACAACTGGTTTCGCATTGTTATGTCACATATAGCCGTTTGTAACTAAAAGAAGTAGGGCGATTTTGCCCTACACTTTTTTGTTGAACAAAAGATCGTTCCTTCTAATTTGTGAATTTGATGCGATATTGATTCCTATAATATAATTGGTTTAAGTATTCTCTTAATCATTTCAGAAATGTATGTATTCGCATAATATCATGGTCTATAAACGAAAAGTTATTTCCCATCTTCAACAAAGTTGTAGATTATTTCAGTTCCCAAGATGACAAGTCGGTGATTAGATGGAACAACATGAGGAAAGAAAGATGGACTTACGTAACAAATTTCAAGCTTTTGTGTTGATGCCTGGCATTATTATGTTAGTAGCGTGGATGCTCTATTTCATTTTCACTTTAGGGAAAATGAATTATCAAGGGGTGATTCCAGTGATTGCAGCCCCTTTGATTCTTTGCTGGGTATGTAATCCCTTCTTTGAAATAAACGAATATAAGGAAATGTTTTATGAGGATGCAGAAATGCCTCTAAAAGACAAAATAATGAAATACAGACCAACACTAGCAGGATACGCGGCGATCACTATTGGCATTGCAGTTTGGGCATTGATTATGCATCACGGATAATATGCATCACGGATAAATTTTTCCGTCTCGAAACTAAGAGATTACTCTATATTTCGAGACGGAATTTGTTTTAAACATTAACTATTAACCATAATAGCTTTTATTTAATTATAGAAGCCTGTAAGGTTTTAAAACCAGTGACACTAGAATCTATGTACAAGTTGATAAAAATCAACAATGACAGATTACGAAGATAGATCACCAGAAGGACCCATAGGATGGCTTTATGAACAATGGATTGGGGATTCATGAAAAACATAAATGGAAAAGAAATCAAATTAAGCCGAAAAAACAAGTTTGTTGCTTTTGTTCTATTGCCGCTTTATATGATCATCGCCTTTCTAATAGGCTATACAGTGGGCCTTGAGATAGCTAGCAAATGGTATGATTCAATGGCAATCATCACGTTCATAATAGCGGTACTTGTGCTTTGTATTATATTGAACCCAATTTTCAATGCGTTCGACTTCTATGACATATATGTTGTGAATGGGGAATTAAGCCTAAAGGAAAAAATGAAGAAGTTTAAAGCAGCTTTCATAACATTCACTCTTATTTCTGTTGTTGCAGGCTTATGGGGAGGGGTATTTTAACTTGATTTACAATGAGAATTTATAAGTATCCCTCGCTGGGGCTAACAGCGGGGCTCTTTTCTAAAGAATAATTTTCCTAAAGCGATTCTTTCCCATGGGACACTATCGTTTAACTATTCATCGCAAACATTGTGACAAGTGTTATTTGTCAAGCGAGTATACGTCCTAGTCATTGAAGAGGAGATCGCTGCTAATAATTACCCAGTAGATGCTAAAACCGTGTTTTTGGATGGCTTTTCAACCGTTTTGTACGACCGCATTTGTAAAGGAGGGGGCCAATTCATCCATGAAGGAGAAAATAGCTAAACTAACACCAAAGAATCGATTCATTGCATTTGTGTTACTTCCTTTATACCAAGTTGTGATGTTTACGATTGGATATTTGTTTTCTTTTAATATAAGCGGAGGAAACGGTATATGGAGTTTTGTGGGGTTTCTTCTTGTGACATTTTTTGTTTGTTTTATATGTAATCCAGTTTTCAACGCATTTGAGTTTGATAATATTTACATTGAAAATGGAGAGTTGTAAACGCTAGAATAAAGTTGACACTTTTTGATCGATAAGATTTTACACTTTTGCTCAATCAATCTACCTCTTTAGTAAAATAGATCGTGATGTTATTTTACTGGGGGTTAGGATCTTGGAGGAGAAGTTAGTGTTATATATTAAGATTCAGGAATTACATAAGAGAAAGTTTAAAGTAGCGCAAATCGCTAAGGAGCTTAAAATCTCAAGACCGACTGTCTATAAGTACTTAGAAATGACATTCGATGAGGCAAAGGCGTATACTGAACAGCCCTTGGGAAAGAAGAAAAAACTAGATCACTATAAGGACTGGATACTGGCCTGGCTCGAAGAGTATCCCCACCTAAGTAGTGCTCAGATCCATGATTGGCTTTTAGAAAGATACCCCGACCTAGTGGTCGGCGGAAGTACTGTAAGAACATATGTGAGGGGGGTGCGAGAAGTTTATCAGATTGAGAAAAAGGGGATTGTCCGGCAATACGAAGCAGTTCCTGAACAACCAATGGGTAAACAACTCCAGGTAGACTGGGGAGAAACAAAACAGAAAACAGTGAACAACAAGGAAATCAAACTGTACTTTATTGCCTTTGTACTCGTTCACTCGCGACAAAAATATATGGAATGGCAAGCACGTCCATTCACCACAAGAGATGCGATTCGTTGTCACGAACATGCCTTCCAGTTCTATGGAGGACGAACCGAAGAAATTGTCTATGATCAGGATCACTTAATCTCAGTAAGTGAAAATGCAGGTCAACTACTTTTAACAGCTGAGTTTCAAAGCTATGTAAACGAGCGTAAATTCAACGTTCACCTTTGCCGAAGAGCGGATCCAGAATCTAAAGGGATGATTGAAAATGTAGTGAAATACATAAAAGGCAACTTCGCTGACAGTCGTGTGTTTAGAGATATAGAAGATTGGAATGAACGGGCAAGGCAATGGCTCAAGCGTACGGGAAACCACCAGGTTCACCAGACAACGAAAAAAAGACCAGCAGAAGTGTTTCTCCTCGAAAAGCAACACTTACAGCCAGTCTCTTCGTTACTTTCATATGAAAGTACCCATAACCAAAGTATAACAAGAAGTGTTAGTAAGGACAATACGATCCGGTACAAGTCAAACCGTTACTCTGTCCCACTGGGGACTTATCAAAATAGGAGTGAGAATCTTGTGTGGATTGAAATAAGGGAAGAAGATCACAACGCCCTGATCATCCGCAAAGAAGCAAATGGTGAAGTGATTGCCGAGCATAGGATCAGCTCTGAAAAGGGAAAGCTGATTCAAAACCGTCACCATACTCGTGATCGCTCCAAAGGTGTGGAAGAGTTTAAACAACGTCTCCTCTCTCACTTTAAAGATCAGGTTCAGGCAGCTGCCTATTTAGATGAGATTAGCCAAAGATACCCGAGGTATCGGAGAGATCAGTTTACAATTATTCATAAGGTGAGCCAACAATACCCGGCTATAATTGATACTGTTTTGGCCAAGTGCACGACAGAAAAGCTTTACAATGCGAATGACTTTCGCGATATCGCTCATCACCTTGATGCTTTACGAGATGAGCCGATTGAAGAAGCACAATCTTTTTACACGAGTCCGCCAAACCATTCTCATCTCAAAGCCTCTACCCGTTCTCTAAATGCCTATACTAGCATTTTAGGAGGTAGAACATGATGAACAAAACCGTACATGAACTACAAGATCACTTTCGTCAGCTACGCCTAGCAGAGACTGCGGAGGAGCTGCCACAGCTTCTTCGCGAAGCTGAAAAAGCATCATGGACCTACTTGGAATTTTTAGAGTCTCTCACTCGATATGAATTAGCCAAACGCGAAGAGAAAAGCCTTGAGAAAAGAATGAAATGGGCACGCTTCCCTTTCGTGAAGTCATTAGACGAGTTTGAGCTGAAAGGACAAAACGTTCTGACGGCTCGTCAGCTTTCTCAACTCCGAGAATTAAGCTGGCTGGAGCAACACTATAATCTTATCCTTTTAGGGCCTCCTGGCATCGGTAAAACGTATATCGCAATTGGACTTGGACTTGAGGCTGTTTACAGAGGGTTTAATGTTTATTTCGCTACAATGGGTGAACTGGTGCAGCTTCTAAAATCAGAAGAATACCTGAACAAATCTAAAGTTCAGCTTAAGAGAATTAGAAATGCCGACTTAGTGATTATTGATGATTTAATGTATATGGCCATGGACCAGAGAGAAGCAAACCTATTCTTTCATTTAATTAACCATTTATACGAACGAAGTTCGATTATCCTGACATCAAATAAGAGTCCAGATGAATGGGGCAATTTAATCGGAGACCAAGGCATCACCACTGCGATTTTAGATCGCTTACTTCATCGTGTGGAAGTGATCCATGGTAGCGAAGAAGAGAGAAGTCACAGGATGAAAAATCGGAAGAGCATTTTTTCAGCAGATGTGTAAAAAGGAAACGAGCAAAAAGTGTAAATTTCAACTTGACGTCTACAAGAGTTAGGGCTTAGAGAAAAAATCGCAAAGTTTAAAGGCGTTTTTATTATTTTTACGGTTGTCCCTATCATCATAGGATTTTATGGCTAACATTTATTTTAATGGGGTAACCACCTATCGGTATTGCAGTTTGGGCATTGATTATGCATTACCGATAAGTTCTTTTATCGCGAAACCAAAGGTTCATCTATATTCGAGACGGAATTTGTTTTAAACATCAACTATAAACCTATTAGCTTTTATTTTAATATAGAGACATGACCTGTTCCTTCCGTTGGTACAGAAGAACGTATTCTATGGATAAGTATTGATGAAGGGGAAACATGGGATACCAACGTGTATATAGAAGTTGATGCAAACGGAAAGACACATATGACTGACTACGAATTTATGACGGAACCTACTTTCCAATCATTGCACGGCAATAATCACCCATTGCTCGATAAGCCTTGTCTTTCCAAATCCAAAAGCCGTGTCTTCATTTCTAATCCGCCACGGTAGCCAGTTAATGATCCATTCTTTCCTACTACACGATGACATGGTACGGTGATTAATACTGGATTCGCTCCAATCGCCGCCCCTACAGCTCGAACGGCTGCTGGTTTATTTATAGAATTGGCAATGTCGGAATAGGACCTAGTTTGTCCGTACGGAATTGCACAAAGTGCGTTCCAGACTGCAAGCTGGAATGCTGTTCCATCGTAATCAAATGGAACCGTAAAGGTTTTCCTTTTTCCTTCTAAATACTCGGTGATTTCAACCGCATAGGGCTCAAGCTTTTCAGCTGCTTCCACCAAAGGACTTCCGCTAAAGCGTTTCTTAGCCCATTCGGACAATTCCTCGAATGGTTTGTTCGGTGAGCCAACAAACACAAGTCCCTTAGAGGTTGAAGCGATATAAAAATTCAAATCTCTAAACGTTAGCAAAGACCAATATAAGGTTGGTTTGTTGTTTGATTCCATTTTACCGTTCCTCCATTTTACTGATTTGACGGAAGTGTGCTGGTGTATGTCCCATTTTCTTCTTAAATAAAGTAATAAAATAGGACGTGTTAGGCATACCTACACTTATGGCGATATCCGCAATCGCTTTATTTGTGTGAAGCAAATACTCTTTAGCAGCGTTTAATCTAACTTGTTGGATATATTCGACTGGTGTGATGCCTTTCATTTTTTTAAACGTTCGATGCAAATGATAGGGACTCCCGTGAGCAATCTCTGCTAACGTTTCTAGCGTTAACTTTTCGATGAAATTTTTATCAATGTATTCAGTTATAACAGCCACCCATTCACGATCAGGCAAGCTCTCATTCGTAGGCTTGCAACGTTTACAAGGGCGGAAATTGGCATCGAGAGCTTGTTTTGCGTTTGAAAAAATACGTACATTTTCTTTTTTAGGAACGCGAGATTTGCATGACGGTTTACAGAAGATCCCTGTGGTCTTTACGGCATAGAAAAATTGATTATTGTACGAGGCATCATTGTCTATAATTGCTTGCCACTTTTCATTTGTCATCAGGTTCTTGTCATTCAAAACTCCATGACTCTGTTGAAATGAATGATTGATACGATCCGGCATTACTCTCACCTCTCCTTCCAATATCCTCCCCTTAATGGGACTCTTCCTTTTCTGTTTAGCATCTTTGATAACTAACACTATAACCTCATAAATAAAAAAATATAAGGTGTTTAGAATGTAATAGCAAGATAACAAAATTAGTACTGATTATTATGTGATAAAGTGAACTTCAATCAGTGTGAGTTTTCTTGGTAATAATAAAGTGAGGAGATGAAAAAGTGACATGGCATGAAATCAACGATGAGATTATTATTGCATTAGCTGAAGAGTTTGACATGAATTCTAACCTAGGCTATCTAAAAAGGGAAAAAAATGAATGTATGTATGAAATCGAGAACGATATCATTACAAGAATGATAGCCATTGGGGAAATTCGGTTCTTGATACAGATAAGCGTCATTGATAAGATGGTTGTTCAGTTTTTAAATGATTCTAGACCTACCGAAAAGTGGCAACGAGAAAAAATTGTAAAATATATTCATGAATGGTTTGATCTTGATAACGATTTAACCCCATTTTACGAAATGGCAAAAGCAGATCCATTACTTAAAATGACGGTTGAAAAATTTTATGGATTGCGAGTCGTCGGCATTCCCGATTTATTTGAGGCTTTATGTTGGGGTGTTCTAGGGCAGCAAATTAACTTAGCGTTTGCGTACTCATTAAAAAAGCAATTTGTAGAAGGATTTGGCGATTCCATCGAATGGAATGGTAAAAAGTATTGGGTCTTCCCACCGTACGAACGAATTGCACAGTTGACAACTACCGACCTAGCAGATATTAAAATGACGGTGAAAAAAAGTGAATATATAATTGGAATTGCCAAGCTTATGGCAAGTGGAGAATTGTCGAAGGAAAAATTAATAAAAATGGACTTTAAAGATGCTGAAAAAAACTTAATTCAAATACGAGGTGTTGGTCCTTGGACAGCCAATTATGTTCTAATGCGATGTTTGCGATTTCCTGCCGCTTTTCCAATCGATGATGTCGGTTTGCATAATGTAATTAAGCTACTTACAGGATCTGAAACAAAACCAACAAAAAAAGAAATCAAAGAGTATGCTGCTGCTTGGACAAATTGGGAAGCCTATGCAACGTTTTATTTATGGAGAACCCTATATTGATGTATTGTTAAAACGGAGAATGCAACATAATTTACAAGGGGGGAGGGAAATACCTGGATGTGGCAAAATAGTTTTCCTCTTAATGAAAACAGGAGAGAAAAAGTGAGAACACTATTCAGGCCTATCACATTAGGTATTAGACAGTATTCATACGACAGGAGATTAACAAATTTGTACTGGCAAAATATTTTAGAATACATTAGCTAGTTAGCTAAACAGAGGAGTTTTAGAGTTTCCTCTTTACCCAATTCACGGGAAGGCTAGCTGGATGGGAAATTTTATAGAACCAGCACAACCGTTTCCCATCCAGCTGATGCCTGTCCATTTGCCTTAGTCGCAATTAAATCTGAAATCAGTTGCTATTTTTCATTTACGAAATAGAATGAAAGCGCTATAATGTGGTGGACTGAAGGGAGAGTGGTGACATGAAAGCGTTAAAGGCTGGCATTGTCGGTTGCGGGAATATTAGTGACATTTATTTTCAAATGAATAACCGGTTTGATGCGATTGACATTATTGCCTGTACAGACTTGAATTTTGCGCAAGCAATGAAGCAGGCGGACCGCTACAGCGGCGTGGAAGCAATGGAAATGGATGATTTTTTCGCCAATGAAGATATTGACATCGTTATTAATTTAACTACGCCGTCTGCCCACTATGTCGTCCATAAACGGGCGCTTGAAGCGGGCAAACATTCATATGGCGAAAAACCATTAGCGCTAACGCTTGAGGAAGCAGATGAACTGCAAGCGCTTGCCGACGAAAAAGGGCTGCTGTTAGGGGCTGCTCCTGATACATTTCTTGGCGGCGGTTTGCAAACGTGTAAAAAACTAATTGATGACGGCTGGATTGGAAAACCGGTTTCGGCAAACGGATTTATGATGAGCCATGGCCCAGAAAGCTGGCACCCAAATCCGGACTTCTTTTATAAAGTCGGGGCTGGTCCAATGTTTGACATGGGCCCGTACTATTTAACTGCGCTGATCTCTTTGCTTGGCCCAATTAAGCGTCTGACAGCTTCGGCTGGCAAGGCATATACAGAAAGAATGATCACGTCTGCGCCAAAATTTGGCGATACGATATCAGTGGAGACGCCAACCCATTTAGCCAGTGTGCTTGATTTTGAAAATGGTGCAATCGCCACGCTCGTTACAAGCTTTGATGTATGGGGCTCAAAGACGCCGAACTTAGAAGTACACGGCACAACAGGGTCGTTGCTTTTGCCTGACCCGAATACATTTGGCGGGCCCGTTTATGTGAAGAGGCAAGGAGAACAAGAGTTTCAAGAAGTTCCGCTCATTTATGGCTTCCAAGACAACAGCCGTGGCCTCGGCGTGCTTGATATGGTTCATGCCATTCAAGAACGTCGTCCGCACCGCGCAAATGGGCGCATGGCTTACCATGTCCTTGAAGCTATGCATGGCGTTCTTGCCTCATCAGAGAATGAGCGCTCTTATTATATGAAGAGTAGTTGTGCACAGCCAGAGGCGTTGCCACTAACAATGACCACAAGAGGGTTTTAAGAAAACATACCTGCCGAACGATCCTTTAAGTAAGGAGAAGTCGGCAGTTTTTTTCGTTTGCTTGGTTTCACTGTAAATGGTTGCCGATGACGCCACGTTGTGCTTCGCAGCAAAGTAGGCTAAAATCGAATGTGAGAGACACATTGCGGAGGGATGCATGTGGGTTATTCAATTGACAAAAAAAAGTTTAAGCTTTTTACGGTTCGCTCCAATCCATTGCTGACAAATGAAATCGCTTCTTTGCTCGGTTGTGCAATTGGAAAAAGTTCGGTCAAACGCTTTAGTGATGGCGAGGTGCAAATCAATATCGAGGAAAGTGTCCGTGGTTCTGAAGTGTTTGTCGTTCAATCCACATCACAGCCTGGCAATGAGCACGTAATGGAACTATTGATTATGATCGATGCGCTAAAGCGGGCGTCTGCAAAAGAAATCAATGTGGTTATTCCCTATTTTGGCTATGCTCGCCAGGACCGCAAAGCTCGGGCACGTGAGCCGATTGCAGCCAAACTGGTTGCTAATTTGCTGGAGACGGCAGGGGCAGACCGGATTTTAACTGTAGATTTGCATGCTCCGCAAATTCAAGGGTTCTTTAATATTCCTGTTGACCCTCTTCAAGGGCTGCCGCTTTTAGCGCGTTATTTCCAAAACAAAGCGCTCCAGCAACCTGTAATTGTGGCGCCAAATCATTCTGGGCTTGGCCGCGCTCGGCGGTTAGCGGAATATTTGGATGCGCCGATTGCCTTCATCGATAAACGCCACCCAGAACCAGGGTTTCCACAAGCTGTGAACATTGTCGGCGACACAGAGGGAAGGGAAGCGATTATTGTTGATGATTTAATTGATACGGCGGCCACTGTGACATTAGCGGCCAATGCGTTGCAAGAAAACAAAGTGAGTGCAATTTATGCGTGTTGTACGCATCCTGTTTTGACAGGACCAGCAATTGAACGGTTGCAAATGGCGCCAATTAAAGAGATTGTCGTCACCAACACGATTGAATTAGACGACGATAAAAAGGTTGGGAACTTGACTGTGCTTTCAATTGCCCCGCTGTTGGCAGAAGCAATTTACCGAGTTCATCGGGAGCAATCGGTGAGTACGCTGTTCCAGTAACCCCTTGCTTGGGAAAGGGAATCTCCCAAAGAGGCATATCGAAAAGAGAGAAGCGTAGGAGTGGAAAATATGTACAAATTGATTGCGATTGATATGGATGGGACGTTGTTGAATGACCATCATGAAGTGACACCGGAAGTGAAAAAGGCGCTTTTAGACGCGCGCCAAGCGGGGGCGACAATCGTTCTTTGTACAGGGCGTCCTTTAGGTGGTGTCACTCGCTATTTGCAGGAGTTGGAATTGAACCAAAAAGGCGACTATGTGATCGCCTACAATGGGGCGCTTGTACAAGATACACATACAAATCAAGTCGTTGTTTCACATACGCTTCGCTATAACGATTTAGTCGAGTTAGACGAACTGGCAAAAACGTTAAATACGCCAATGCATTATTTTGACGATAAGCGGCTTTACACTGGAAATCGAGACATTAGCCCTTATACTGTATATGAATCGTTTCTGACAAAAGTTCCGTTGCGTTATTGTCCAGTAGAGGAAGCAGATCCATCGATACTCGTGCCAAAAGTGATGTATATAGATGAACCTGAAAAATTGGATCAGGCGATTGCGGCAATTCCATCTGCTTTAAAGGAACGTTATTCCATGGTCAAGAGCGCGCCGTTTTTTTATGAAATTCTCCATCCACTCGTCAGCAAAGGCAATGCGGTCAAACATCTTGCTGAAAAGCTTGGTTTTAAGCGCGAAGAAGTAATGTGCATCGGCGA is a genomic window of Shouchella clausii containing:
- the istA gene encoding IS21 family transposase, which produces MLYIKIQELHKRKFKVAQIAKELKISRPTVYKYLEMTFDEAKAYTEQPLGKKKKLDHYKDWILAWLEEYPHLSSAQIHDWLLERYPDLVVGGSTVRTYVRGVREVYQIEKKGIVRQYEAVPEQPMGKQLQVDWGETKQKTVNNKEIKLYFIAFVLVHSRQKYMEWQARPFTTRDAIRCHEHAFQFYGGRTEEIVYDQDHLISVSENAGQLLLTAEFQSYVNERKFNVHLCRRADPESKGMIENVVKYIKGNFADSRVFRDIEDWNERARQWLKRTGNHQVHQTTKKRPAEVFLLEKQHLQPVSSLLSYESTHNQSITRSVSKDNTIRYKSNRYSVPLGTYQNRSENLVWIEIREEDHNALIIRKEANGEVIAEHRISSEKGKLIQNRHHTRDRSKGVEEFKQRLLSHFKDQVQAAAYLDEISQRYPRYRRDQFTIIHKVSQQYPAIIDTVLAKCTTEKLYNANDFRDIAHHLDALRDEPIEEAQSFYTSPPNHSHLKASTRSLNAYTSILGGRT
- a CDS encoding ribose-phosphate diphosphokinase; protein product: MHVGYSIDKKKFKLFTVRSNPLLTNEIASLLGCAIGKSSVKRFSDGEVQINIEESVRGSEVFVVQSTSQPGNEHVMELLIMIDALKRASAKEINVVIPYFGYARQDRKARAREPIAAKLVANLLETAGADRILTVDLHAPQIQGFFNIPVDPLQGLPLLARYFQNKALQQPVIVAPNHSGLGRARRLAEYLDAPIAFIDKRHPEPGFPQAVNIVGDTEGREAIIVDDLIDTAATVTLAANALQENKVSAIYACCTHPVLTGPAIERLQMAPIKEIVVTNTIELDDDKKVGNLTVLSIAPLLAEAIYRVHREQSVSTLFQ
- the yidA gene encoding sugar-phosphatase; translation: MYKLIAIDMDGTLLNDHHEVTPEVKKALLDARQAGATIVLCTGRPLGGVTRYLQELELNQKGDYVIAYNGALVQDTHTNQVVVSHTLRYNDLVELDELAKTLNTPMHYFDDKRLYTGNRDISPYTVYESFLTKVPLRYCPVEEADPSILVPKVMYIDEPEKLDQAIAAIPSALKERYSMVKSAPFFYEILHPLVSKGNAVKHLAEKLGFKREEVMCIGDNGNDLSMIEYAGCGIAMENSIPELKAAADIVTTSNNDDGVAHAIRTQFLQHAH
- the istB gene encoding IS21-like element IS643 family helper ATPase IstB — its product is MNKTVHELQDHFRQLRLAETAEELPQLLREAEKASWTYLEFLESLTRYELAKREEKSLEKRMKWARFPFVKSLDEFELKGQNVLTARQLSQLRELSWLEQHYNLILLGPPGIGKTYIAIGLGLEAVYRGFNVYFATMGELVQLLKSEEYLNKSKVQLKRIRNADLVIIDDLMYMAMDQREANLFFHLINHLYERSSIILTSNKSPDEWGNLIGDQGITTAILDRLLHRVEVIHGSEEERSHRMKNRKSIFSADV
- a CDS encoding Gfo/Idh/MocA family protein — protein: MKALKAGIVGCGNISDIYFQMNNRFDAIDIIACTDLNFAQAMKQADRYSGVEAMEMDDFFANEDIDIVINLTTPSAHYVVHKRALEAGKHSYGEKPLALTLEEADELQALADEKGLLLGAAPDTFLGGGLQTCKKLIDDGWIGKPVSANGFMMSHGPESWHPNPDFFYKVGAGPMFDMGPYYLTALISLLGPIKRLTASAGKAYTERMITSAPKFGDTISVETPTHLASVLDFENGAIATLVTSFDVWGSKTPNLEVHGTTGSLLLPDPNTFGGPVYVKRQGEQEFQEVPLIYGFQDNSRGLGVLDMVHAIQERRPHRANGRMAYHVLEAMHGVLASSENERSYYMKSSCAQPEALPLTMTTRGF
- the adaB gene encoding methylated-DNA--[protein]-cysteine S-methyltransferase, whose amino-acid sequence is MESNNKPTLYWSLLTFRDLNFYIASTSKGLVFVGSPNKPFEELSEWAKKRFSGSPLVEAAEKLEPYAVEITEYLEGKRKTFTVPFDYDGTAFQLAVWNALCAIPYGQTRSYSDIANSINKPAAVRAVGAAIGANPVLITVPCHRVVGKNGSLTGYRGGLEMKTRLLDLERQGLSSNG
- a CDS encoding DNA glycosylase — protein: MTWHEINDEIIIALAEEFDMNSNLGYLKREKNECMYEIENDIITRMIAIGEIRFLIQISVIDKMVVQFLNDSRPTEKWQREKIVKYIHEWFDLDNDLTPFYEMAKADPLLKMTVEKFYGLRVVGIPDLFEALCWGVLGQQINLAFAYSLKKQFVEGFGDSIEWNGKKYWVFPPYERIAQLTTTDLADIKMTVKKSEYIIGIAKLMASGELSKEKLIKMDFKDAEKNLIQIRGVGPWTANYVLMRCLRFPAAFPIDDVGLHNVIKLLTGSETKPTKKEIKEYAAAWTNWEAYATFYLWRTLY
- a CDS encoding bifunctional transcriptional activator/DNA repair enzyme AdaA; its protein translation is MPDRINHSFQQSHGVLNDKNLMTNEKWQAIIDNDASYNNQFFYAVKTTGIFCKPSCKSRVPKKENVRIFSNAKQALDANFRPCKRCKPTNESLPDREWVAVITEYIDKNFIEKLTLETLAEIAHGSPYHLHRTFKKMKGITPVEYIQQVRLNAAKEYLLHTNKAIADIAISVGMPNTSYFITLFKKKMGHTPAHFRQISKMEER